In Solea senegalensis isolate Sse05_10M linkage group LG6, IFAPA_SoseM_1, whole genome shotgun sequence, one genomic interval encodes:
- the LOC122770456 gene encoding claudin-9-like, which produces MASTGLQVMGLILAGLGWVCGALVCAAPLWRVSAFVGGELVIAQVLWEGLWMNCLSQTTGHIQCKTYDSTLALPKSAQAARGLIVLSLLLCLLALIIGVAGAKCTHCMGSGNKAPKARLARIAGVLFLVAGLAYLLPICWTAYAIIRDFYDPNVAAPLKRELGPALYLGWGASLLLLVGGSLLHVGSSPPGGRALPVFGRAAKDNPQTGGAGEAKQQEKSFV; this is translated from the coding sequence ATGGCATCAACAGGTCTCCAGGTGATGGGTTTGATTTTAGCTGGGCTGGGTTGGGTGTGTGGGGCGTTGGTGTGCGCTGCTCCACTGTGGCGCGTGTCAGCCTTCGTAGGTGGGGAGCTAGTGATCGCCCAGGTGCTGTGGGAGGGGCTGTGGATGAACTGCCTGTCTCAGACCACAGGTCATATCCAATGCAAGACCTACGACTCCACCTTGGCCCTGCCCAAGTCTGCCCAGGCCGCCCGGGGCCTCATTGTCCTGTCCTTACTCCTTTGCCTTCTGGCACTTATAATTGGGGTGGCAGGGGCCAAGTGCACTCACTGCATGGGTAGCGGAAACAAGGCCCCCAAGGCTCGGCTGGCTAGGATAGCAGGGGTACTCTTCCTTGTGGCTGGCCTTGCTTACTTGCTACCCATCTGTTGGACGGCCTATGCAATCATCAGGGACTTCTATGATCCAAATGTTGCAGCGCCCCTTAAGAGAGAGCTGGGACCAGCGCTGTACCTTGGCTGGGGCGCCAGTCTACTGCTCCTGGTCGGGGGTTCGCTGCTGCATGTCGGCTCTTCTCCACCAGGAGGAAGAGCGCTGCCAGTTTTTGGAAGAGCGGCGAAAGACAACCCGCAGACAGGTGGAGCAGGAGAAGCGAAGCAACAGGAAAAATCTTTTGTATGA